The following proteins are encoded in a genomic region of Oceanisphaera profunda:
- a CDS encoding DUF1415 domain-containing protein produces MSEQEQYLAHTEHWVKQVIMKFNLCPFARREVERASIRYAVVEEHKPKAVLPALLAECALLDEQPAVETTLVILPRGFEGFYAYLDLVDLAEDMLLEQGYEGKYQLASFHPDYCFEGEPQDDAANYTNRSPYPTLHLIREASMEQVLADYPNPHTIPERNVEFARRKGSDFFVKLLASCTKS; encoded by the coding sequence ATGTCAGAACAAGAGCAGTACCTAGCACACACCGAGCACTGGGTGAAGCAGGTCATTATGAAGTTTAATCTCTGCCCCTTTGCCCGCCGAGAGGTGGAACGCGCCAGCATTCGCTATGCAGTGGTTGAAGAGCATAAACCGAAAGCGGTGTTGCCGGCGCTATTAGCCGAGTGTGCTTTGCTCGACGAGCAGCCGGCAGTAGAAACTACTTTAGTAATTTTACCGCGGGGTTTTGAAGGCTTTTATGCGTATTTAGACTTAGTCGATTTGGCAGAAGATATGCTGCTAGAGCAAGGCTACGAGGGTAAATATCAGCTGGCCAGTTTTCACCCAGACTATTGCTTCGAAGGTGAACCTCAAGACGATGCGGCCAATTATACTAATCGCTCGCCTTACCCCACGCTGCACCTGATCCGTGAAGCCAGCATGGAGCAGGTGCTGGCCGACTATCCAAATCCGCATACTATCCCTGAGCGTAATGTGGAGTTTGCGCGGCGCAAAGGCAGCGATTTTTTCGTCAAATTACTGGCTAGCTGTACTAAATCGTAG
- a CDS encoding lipocalin family protein, which translates to MRCLHGWVLGLLAVVLSGCTGMPEGVTPVKNFDADRYLGTWYEIARLDHSFERGLEQVSAEYKLRDDGGIRVLNRGVDAKSGEQKEAEGKAYFVNGVDEAHLKVSFFGPFYSSYLVFELDEDYQYAFISGYNHDYLWLLSRTPEISPALKEHFVAKAKALGFATKQLIWVKQLP; encoded by the coding sequence ATGCGTTGTTTACACGGATGGGTGCTGGGCTTGCTGGCGGTGGTATTATCTGGCTGTACGGGTATGCCCGAGGGCGTGACGCCAGTAAAAAACTTTGATGCCGACCGTTACTTAGGCACTTGGTATGAGATTGCCCGTTTGGATCATTCCTTTGAGCGCGGGCTTGAGCAAGTGTCCGCTGAGTACAAGTTGCGGGATGACGGCGGCATACGAGTGCTTAACCGCGGTGTGGACGCCAAAAGTGGCGAACAAAAAGAGGCAGAGGGTAAGGCTTACTTCGTGAATGGCGTTGATGAAGCGCATCTTAAGGTGTCCTTCTTTGGGCCTTTTTATAGCTCTTACCTAGTATTTGAGTTAGACGAGGACTACCAATACGCCTTTATTTCCGGCTATAACCACGACTATTTATGGCTGCTGTCGCGCACGCCTGAGATTAGCCCCGCATTAAAAGAGCACTTTGTCGCCAAAGCAAAAGCACTCGGCTTTGCGACAAAGCAGTTAATTTGGGTAAAACAGTTGCCCTAA
- a CDS encoding cytochrome b codes for MLKYSVPMRMLHWLTALLIIGLFAVGLWMRSLSYYDSLYQILPFWHKSVGFLLLLLVMLRLVVRFSSQHPAALPSHKWWERRVAGATVGLLYGLMFGMFISGYLIATADDRPASFFGWFDIPVLITAFPNQEDVAGLIHEYCAWALIGLSALHGLAALKHHFLDKDVTLKRML; via the coding sequence ATGCTGAAATATTCAGTGCCAATGCGTATGTTGCATTGGCTTACAGCACTACTCATTATCGGCCTATTCGCGGTGGGCTTATGGATGCGCAGCCTGAGTTATTATGACTCTCTGTATCAAATATTGCCGTTTTGGCATAAGAGCGTCGGCTTCTTGCTACTGCTGTTAGTAATGCTACGGTTAGTGGTACGCTTTTCAAGCCAGCATCCGGCCGCTTTGCCTAGCCATAAGTGGTGGGAGCGGCGAGTAGCAGGTGCCACTGTAGGGCTGCTTTATGGATTGATGTTTGGCATGTTTATCAGTGGCTATTTAATCGCCACCGCCGACGACAGACCGGCCTCCTTTTTTGGCTGGTTTGATATTCCGGTATTGATCACCGCTTTTCCTAATCAAGAAGACGTAGCCGGTCTGATACACGAATATTGTGCGTGGGCCTTAATTGGCTTATCTGCGCTGCACGGCTTGGCTGCACTGAAACACCATTTCTTAGATAAAGATGTCACCCTCAAGCGCATGCTGTAA
- a CDS encoding c-type cytochrome — MMLKKVALLMVGGVFATSVLAQAELFKPDDLVKYRQSIYQVMSAQATVLGATAKGDIEFDPEVVRERALNMGNVAKLLGETYVPATQGVKDSNMLPAAWEDMDGFGDKGKAFGGALQELIAVTGEEGFDKKAAGPAIVKVLKSCKACHDDYRAD; from the coding sequence ATGATGCTGAAAAAAGTCGCGTTGTTAATGGTCGGTGGTGTATTCGCTACTTCTGTACTCGCCCAAGCCGAGTTATTTAAGCCAGATGATCTGGTTAAATATCGCCAGTCTATTTATCAAGTGATGAGCGCTCAAGCCACTGTGCTGGGTGCCACGGCCAAGGGTGACATTGAATTTGATCCGGAAGTGGTGCGCGAACGCGCATTAAACATGGGCAATGTGGCCAAGTTACTGGGCGAAACCTATGTGCCTGCTACTCAAGGCGTTAAAGACAGCAACATGCTGCCTGCGGCTTGGGAAGATATGGACGGCTTTGGCGATAAAGGCAAAGCTTTTGGTGGCGCACTGCAAGAGCTGATTGCGGTAACGGGTGAAGAGGGTTTCGATAAGAAAGCTGCCGGCCCTGCCATCGTTAAAGTACTGAAAAGCTGTAAAGCCTGTCACGATGATTATCGTGCAGACTAA
- a CDS encoding DUF3634 family protein, with protein sequence MFNSILLIAVTLFALLYVLRRRQESFRIRLQDAEVKVISGQPPQALLLLCRQLTKDLRTVKGSIRGLKKGEHIVLICSHSIPIVYRRDIYLFWQQQPRSVKTRLSDLPVPLK encoded by the coding sequence ATGTTCAACAGTATACTGTTAATTGCAGTGACGTTATTCGCCCTGCTTTACGTATTGCGCCGACGCCAAGAAAGCTTTCGGATCCGTTTGCAAGACGCAGAAGTTAAGGTGATCAGCGGCCAGCCGCCGCAAGCACTGTTGCTGCTTTGTCGGCAACTGACAAAAGACCTACGCACCGTTAAAGGCAGCATTCGTGGCCTAAAAAAAGGTGAACATATTGTACTGATTTGTTCGCATAGTATTCCTATCGTCTATCGGCGAGATATTTATTTATTTTGGCAACAACAGCCACGATCAGTCAAAACACGCCTTAGCGATCTGCCCGTTCCGCTCAAATAA
- a CDS encoding cation diffusion facilitator family transporter gives MTDRSPHSHHHAIPAQNHSKRLWWALGLTSTFLIIEVIGGLLTQSLALLSDAAHMFTDTAALAIALAAIQVAKRPADQKRTFGYHRFEILAAAFNALLLFGVAFYIVYEAWLRIQQPAEVQSAGMLAIAVVGLGINLLAMYLLVGGQKESLNIKGAYLEVLSDALGSVGVIIGALVIMVTGWQWVDSVIAVAIGFWVLPRTWILLRDSLHILLEGVPANVDLDQINADLSRLDGVQEVHDLHVWALTSGKASLTAHLVIPELDLQQVLQAARELLAHEHQLHHVTLQCEREPCDMADKDTHQFLQSTQRQDFHQH, from the coding sequence ATGACTGACCGAAGTCCGCACTCGCATCATCACGCCATCCCCGCTCAAAATCACAGTAAGCGGCTGTGGTGGGCATTGGGCTTAACCAGTACCTTTTTAATTATTGAAGTGATTGGTGGCCTGCTTACCCAAAGTTTGGCCTTATTATCTGATGCGGCGCATATGTTTACCGATACCGCAGCGCTGGCCATTGCCCTTGCAGCTATTCAAGTTGCCAAGCGCCCTGCCGATCAAAAACGTACCTTTGGTTATCATAGGTTCGAGATTTTAGCGGCGGCCTTTAATGCCTTACTGCTGTTTGGAGTGGCATTTTATATTGTGTATGAAGCTTGGTTGCGTATTCAACAACCTGCAGAAGTGCAATCGGCGGGCATGCTGGCCATTGCCGTTGTGGGGTTAGGCATTAATTTGCTGGCCATGTATTTATTGGTAGGCGGTCAAAAAGAAAGCTTAAATATAAAAGGCGCTTATCTAGAAGTGCTGAGTGATGCGCTGGGATCCGTGGGCGTCATCATAGGTGCTTTGGTGATTATGGTGACGGGTTGGCAGTGGGTGGACTCGGTGATTGCGGTGGCCATTGGTTTTTGGGTGCTGCCACGTACTTGGATTTTACTGCGCGATAGCCTGCATATTTTGCTGGAAGGCGTGCCCGCTAATGTAGATTTAGACCAGATTAATGCCGATTTAAGCCGGCTTGACGGCGTGCAAGAAGTACATGACTTGCATGTGTGGGCGCTAACCAGTGGCAAAGCGAGCTTAACGGCACACTTGGTGATACCAGAGTTAGATCTTCAGCAAGTATTGCAGGCCGCGCGAGAGCTCTTGGCCCATGAACATCAATTGCATCATGTCACATTGCAATGTGAGCGCGAGCCTTGTGACATGGCCGATAAGGATACTCATCAGTTCTTACAAAGTACCCAGCGCCAAGACTTTCATCAGCATTAA
- a CDS encoding YceI family protein has protein sequence MKRTLIAAAMLLVTSQTYAAAETYVVDTKGMHASINFKIDHLGYSWVVGRFNDFKGSFVFDEDDVANNSVEVTINTSSVDSNHAERDRHVRSEDFLNVKKFPEASFKSTSVTKDDDEGEYKVKGDLTLHGVTKQVEFEIEEVGAGKDPWGGYRRGFEGEMTLKPSDFGINYDLGPAAATMELEFILEGVKQ, from the coding sequence ATGAAGAGAACACTGATTGCTGCCGCCATGTTGCTGGTTACAAGCCAGACTTATGCCGCCGCCGAAACCTATGTGGTAGACACCAAGGGCATGCATGCCTCCATCAATTTTAAGATTGACCATCTCGGTTATAGCTGGGTAGTTGGGCGCTTTAACGACTTTAAAGGCAGCTTCGTGTTTGATGAAGACGATGTGGCTAATAACAGCGTGGAAGTAACCATCAACACCAGCAGCGTCGACAGTAACCATGCGGAGCGTGATCGCCACGTGCGCAGCGAAGACTTCTTAAACGTGAAGAAGTTTCCTGAAGCCAGCTTTAAGAGCACCAGCGTTACTAAAGACGATGACGAGGGTGAATATAAGGTGAAGGGCGACTTAACCTTGCACGGTGTGACCAAGCAGGTGGAGTTTGAGATCGAAGAAGTGGGCGCCGGTAAAGATCCTTGGGGCGGCTATCGTCGTGGCTTTGAGGGTGAAATGACCTTAAAGCCCAGTGACTTTGGCATTAACTATGACCTAGGACCTGCTGCTGCCACCATGGAGCTGGAATTTATCCTTGAGGGCGTGAAGCAGTAA
- a CDS encoding cytochrome b/b6 domain-containing protein gives MSQVNPSPIKVWDWSIRVFHWSLPVLLFLLWRSAGDDMDQHMLLAQMLLTLLMYRIIWGFIGTPYARFSHFIYHPKHIFRYFLASAKPNKPIYLSHNPVGGIMVLVILATLLFQLTTGLFASDDIFYNGPLYMYASGATTKLMTFLHKKWFYWGILLIVGMHILAIVMYRLRGEGLVKAMVTGHKRVAVERVADKLTIHASFPWLRFVVALALAVLPAWMLFYYL, from the coding sequence ATGAGTCAAGTAAACCCTAGTCCCATTAAAGTATGGGATTGGTCGATTCGGGTTTTTCACTGGAGCTTACCCGTACTGCTGTTCTTACTTTGGCGCTCGGCAGGTGACGACATGGATCAGCATATGCTGCTCGCCCAGATGCTGCTCACCTTACTAATGTATCGTATTATCTGGGGCTTTATAGGCACGCCTTATGCGCGTTTTAGCCATTTTATTTATCACCCCAAACACATCTTTCGATACTTTCTCGCCAGTGCTAAGCCCAACAAGCCTATTTATCTAAGCCATAACCCGGTGGGCGGCATTATGGTATTGGTAATTTTAGCCACCTTGTTGTTTCAGCTGACCACAGGGTTATTTGCCAGTGACGATATTTTTTATAATGGCCCGCTCTATATGTATGCCTCAGGCGCCACCACTAAGCTGATGACCTTTTTACACAAAAAATGGTTTTATTGGGGCATCTTATTAATCGTAGGCATGCATATTTTGGCCATCGTTATGTACCGATTGCGCGGCGAGGGTTTAGTAAAAGCCATGGTGACAGGTCATAAACGAGTCGCAGTGGAGCGCGTGGCCGATAAGCTGACCATTCATGCATCTTTTCCTTGGCTGCGCTTTGTAGTGGCGCTCGCGCTGGCAGTGCTACCGGCGTGGATGTTGTTTTATTATTTGTAA